ccatgaacaaattgtgtcatgtaattcatTCAATCCGTGTGTTGTGCCGTcttgagatgttcacataaatccacagtAACATTAGATACACTgacgaatctccatagtatgggatgcaGGGTGAGCCggattttttatgaattatattccacattatgatgatcactacatatgatggaccgctcacactttgctaggcatgaattcatatatattggtaggggtgtacacgaaccaagctagctcggtcaactcgctcGATTTGGCTAAAAAAAGATCGATTCatctcggtttgaagctgagtttgatccgagttgagctAGTTTTtaaagctcaaaaatgagttcgagccaagttcgagctataGCTCTAACttggctcaactcggttcgatatatagctcgaactcggctcaactcaaacagatgggagaaaaagaaaaaaaaacctgaaTCACTTTTACCCTTTcccttttatttaaaaaaaactgCCTGCTCGACCAACGACCCTAGCtctctgcttctctctctctctgtgctcaTCCCGCCTGAGTAGCGAACCTTGCTCTCTGCCTCTGTCCCTCTACTCGTCCCACCTGACTAGCAACCCTAGCCTCTctcttagagctgtacacgagtagcaaaagctcggtaactcgctcgacttgcctcgaaaaagcttgactcgactcggaactCACTCGACTCTAGCCAAGctaatttttggagcttgaaatgtGTTTGAGCCGAGTTAGAGCTTGACCCAGCTAGACTCGAATttggctcaactcagctcgactcagaCTCGACTCGTGTATATGGTATATATACCCTTCCCAAACAAAAAAACCCTACCCCTGTTGAAAAGTACCCCGCCCGTGCGCCCAACCCCTTCCCAAATAAAAAAACCCTACCCCTGTCAGACCGCTACCATCGCAATCCACCCCACTAATCATCTTCCTACATTCTGCCATCGAGCTCTCATCGCCCAAGCTCTGTAGCACCCTTTGCAATTCCTCCGGTGAAATTGATCCGTTCCCTTCGAGATTAAATATCAAGAACGCATTCCATAAGTCTTCCAAGATTGTAGATGAATCCACGTCGGTAGTGTTAAGCTCTATGAATTCATTCAAATCAATGAATCCATTGCCGTCAAAATTGACCTGTCTCACCATCCTTTGAAGCTCTTCTTCAGACGCAGGGTGGCCTAAGTTGCTCATTCTCGAGCCTAGCTCCGACCATGATAACTTTCCATCGCCATTGGTGTCAAACTTTTGAAAGACGTGCTAGAGTTCATCAATTTGGGTTcttttcgaactcggttcgaaatatgctcgaactcagctcgaactcggccgagccgagcacgaTCTGCTGCTCTAAGCTCGAAGCCAaagccgagccaagccaagtATGAGCTGGGGCTCGAGCAGACCTAGTCAAGCACGATCTGGGCAAAGCTCAGCTCGGCTAGACTCGTGTGcacctctactctctctctctcctctacgTGCTCGACCAGCGATCCTAGTGGCCTAACCTCTCTCTCTGGCCTCTGCTTGACGATCGACCCTGGTCCCTACTccttaacctctctctctctctctctctttgctcgaCCAGCGACCGACCCTTCACCGTCGCCCTACTCAGCTGCCTCCCCATCCATCTCCTTGTGTTGTCCGGTCTCCGATGGTCCCTACCTAACTATCTTCTCTGCTAGCCCTCCTCCTGCCCTGCCTGACCGTCTATAGCCTACTACTCGCCCTCCTACCACCACTCGATAACCTGACCGTTGCCTGCCCTACCCACTGGTAAGCACttaaactcggctcgaattggactcgaaagctcgagctcaaacttAGCTCGAATTGGTCCAATCTGCtgaccgagccgagttgagctggacatgatggctcagtcacattgtgatgatcactatgtatgatgagccgcacacataTTATTAGGAATATATTCATATGTATATtagttgcgcatactgataccactcgtagtggtggagtatgaaACGTATCAAAGCCCTcacattatttttataaatttcttgaattattgttaatcttaaaggataaccatcactatgagtagggcattgaccctctccaaccatacagatgatgtatgtaatgtacaTATTAAAGATACAGATGGCAATCTCCCTACGGAAGATTATTCTAAATAAAGGAGGAGATaactttatgtttagttttattgCTTTTCCACTGCATACTTTGAATAATGTAATAAACTCCCATTTAAGAAGGCATCAGACAGTTAGCTGAATTTTATGTCTCGATGAAATAATAAGCACAGATGATTTTGTTCTTGTGAATGTGTACCTTCGTGAAGGTAACAGATGTGatctaaattaaaaaaataatgtgcgattttaaagcatccaattattactttattaacacCTGAAATTCTAGAGCACGAGTATGTACTTGGGCTGTGAAAACTTGGGGCGtttcatcttaaccatccattattTCCATATAAGCGTTGTTTGTTGATATAGTGCTATATTCGATTATGCAGACTATGATCCAATGGTACAACCATGTGATTTTGTGGGGCCCTCTTAACCCTTGACATGAGTAATTTGCCATGTCATCTGTTATCCTCAAATCCACGTGTGAGGTCATGTTTGTGCTAATTTCAGTGCACCAGAAAAAACTACGCTAAATAAATTTAGACAGTTAGATTGCATCTAATTTTTGACTTATTTTTTAATCACCTTAAAAAGTAAACTATACATCTGAGAGTACTCATCGATACCTTCGAAACGGGTAGTCGCATGCCTCAATCGGACATCTAATGGCTGAGATTTTTCTTAAACAAGTTTAGGTGTCCAGGTGCATGCGTTCTACAATTCGAAGCGACGCGCTatgatttgtggcccactttcagGCAATCCGATGATCTCCTTTGGAGAATCTAATTTGATGGGATTATGGTTGTTGGCATCAGTTTCAAAACGTGGAGTCGTTTGCCCTGATCGAAGTACAAGCCGTGAAGTTATTGGCCCAATGAGATTGATTCTTTACTAACTAAGCAATGGCCTACATTGGGTGAACCATATCTTAAGATCAAGAGATCagattgagatgattttttttttctgagtcATATCTTAAATATGCATTTTGATTGGACAACAGATTAGACATTGGGTGTCCAGAGTTGCTTAGAAAAATCCTGGACCATTCATTGTTAAAAGTTCCCTAAAAACGAACCGTTTTGATCAGATCTGTTAGATTTGATTTTAGATTGGGCCCAAACTTGACCCATGGCCCAATTTGCATGTTTTGAAATTTTATGTTGACTCAAATTGGTTCACTAAGTGCTTGATCATGGAGATCTGGTCAGATCAGTACATGGACCTTGACTGGTTGTTTTTGGTAGTTGATTCATGTAGTATTGTTGATCATGTGCATGATTGTAATTTGGATCCCTATTTGATTTTCGATTGTGaccacacatgtggcatatgtggaGCCTATACACCCTTGGTGGATGATGGCACCACATGTCCAATCATGATAATCATGTGGGGCCCTCATTTCGATGAGCTTGCCATGCAAATTAGCCCCTATCTTATTTGGATGATGGTTTGTAGGTCGTGTTAGACCCTAATGATAATCCCACAGATGTCATTGTGATTTGTGTCCTGAGGCCTTAAAACTATCGACAATGCCCTGGTTGTATATGTAGATGTTCGATGCAATGCACGAGGGAGGACAATACAAACGCCCTAAGATTGGCATTTGATTGTGTTATATACTTGTTGTTGTTTTAAGACTACATGTCTTGAGTTTATGTAGGGTGTTGTATTGGCTGGCAACCACATGCCCTAATGCACACTCTTCATGGGATGTCAATTTTTGGATGCGTTCTAAAAGTTTTGGGTTATGTTACCCATTGACTGCTTAGTGCGGTGGGAGTTGTCGGTCGTGCCAGGGACACGACAAGACTGGCTTCATATCTATGTTCCTAAAAGTATCATATTCCTTGGTAAAAGATGCAAAAACACTAAACTCTTAAGTCGTATGGTGACAGACGTGACAAAGTTTAATACGATTTCTGAGGTTGTTTATTCTGAGAAGTTGATAtagggaaggacatgatgaggtcgatcactgtcttcctcatggAATAACTGCTCCGAATCTacggagctctctggactcctcacagagcttccttgaattcacaagataaaaatagaaataatttctaataaattgattaataataaaaattaaaactacaatcctttaaataatgagctcaaacctatgatggagttttagactcaaacaccctaaaaacatgacttattataaatagtaaacatactatttataggtggtcaccattcctactagacttcacggttttcagccaaaaatagtaagtgtccaatttaccctaaccatgttattctcctaattttcctAAGTCCTTTTCATTTTGGGCACAAATCCTACAACCCAAAGGATAAAAAGTTGTACTCGAAGTAAAACATACAATTTatggtaaaaacaaaaataaaagggactttcgactatcgatctgatggaatctcataaatatGGCATGGGAGACCAGGcttagcagggttggttggctaaagtagcttctcttaccccaaaatcatatatgatatgtcgaaaaactcatcccgatttgcgagatatgattGTTTTAAGGTTATGACGGTCTGTAACATTcctgcctccgatcgggccttctctggtccatctttgccatgaaagtgtctacgacccactctacatcagtcccctccacttcaaaagaactcaaccTCAAGTTCTCTTCTAACTTCGGTTAATGATACTCGCTCAGGTCTGTAACGTTGAAAGTAcgtgagatctccatgtcatccgaaagatcaacaatgtaagcaTTATCATTAACCTTTCAAAGGATCGGTATCGATccattcttcttgttcttcaacttgttatAGGTCTCGATTGGAAATCTCTCCTTTCGTAGATGCACCATAATATGGTTTCCCACCTTGAACACCTTTTGTCACTGATGCTTgttggcttgctccttgtacttgtcaTTCGAAGCTtgcaacttggcttacacatccACATGAATTTCCACAATTCAGTCCGCCATATGTTCTACTACAATGCTCATGCTCtggagcttgggcaaagggactaagtcaagtgtgtggtggggcatgttgttaaatgcaaactctacttgaaTAAGGCCAAAATCCTACTACTTCGGTTTGTTACCTGAAATATACCAAAAGAGATTTCCCAATGTGTGATTCATAACTTCAAtctacccatcggtctgtgggtggtaggcactaccGAACAGAAGTTGCGTACAGAACAAATTCCATAAAGTCTGCCAGAAGTGCCTAAAAAACTTCATGTCACGtttagaagtaatggtcttgcaAACCCCGTGCAGCCACacgacctctctgaagaatagatatTCCATGTGTATTACATCAAATGTCCTTTTATATaggataaagtgtgtcatctttgagaaacgatatTCCACCACGAACATCGAATCCATGCCATGCTGTGTTTGTgagagaccaagcatgaagtccatataTAAGTCCTCTCAAGGACCGTCAGGCGTATAACTCAAGCTCTCTCTGAATAAGATAATGCCACCAATGTCGCCAC
This region of Magnolia sinica isolate HGM2019 chromosome 1, MsV1, whole genome shotgun sequence genomic DNA includes:
- the LOC131245274 gene encoding probable calcium-binding protein CML25, whose protein sequence is MSNLGHPASEEELQRMVRQVNFDGNGFIDLNEFIELNTTDVDSSTILEDLWNAFLIFNLEGNGSISPEELQRVLQSLGDESSMAECRKMISGVDCDGSGLEAAVVFLLDVAERRGREGRERERESEKTGANAGRVLGFCLAVKLGRGGKKLGRDVSNSWAWTIAQEEE